In one window of Streptomyces roseofulvus DNA:
- a CDS encoding WhiB family transcriptional regulator produces MDWRHNAVCREEDPELFFPIGNTGPALLQIEEAKAVCRRCPVMEQCLQWALESGQDSGVWGGLSEDERRAMKRRAARNRARNASA; encoded by the coding sequence ATGGACTGGCGTCACAACGCCGTTTGTCGTGAGGAAGACCCCGAGCTGTTCTTCCCCATCGGCAACACCGGTCCTGCGCTGCTGCAGATCGAGGAAGCCAAGGCCGTCTGCCGCCGCTGCCCCGTCATGGAGCAGTGCCTGCAGTGGGCGCTCGAGTCCGGCCAGGACTCCGGCGTCTGGGGTGGCCTCAGCGAGGACGAGCGCCGCGCGATGAAGCGCCGCGCCGCCCGCAACCGGGCGCGCAACGCCAGCGCCTGA
- a CDS encoding carbohydrate ABC transporter permease, translated as MRTRKPLTVGAVAKNATALVLALIFVFPVYWMFSSSLKPQSEILSKDPVFFFTPTFENYSTATGVDLFWTYVTNSLIVTVGAVLLALLVALAASFAIARMRFKGRKGIVLIVMMAQMAPWEVMVIAMYMIARDNEMLNSIPLLTAIYFVMVLPFTIWTLRGFIAAVPVELEEAAQIDGCTRGQAFRKVIFPLLAPGLMSTSLFGFITAWNEFAMVLVLNKDKTNQTLTLWLTQFQTAFGDDWGATMAASTLFALPVLIVFLFLQRKAVGGMTAGAVKG; from the coding sequence CTGCGCACCCGCAAGCCGCTGACCGTCGGAGCCGTGGCGAAGAACGCCACCGCGCTCGTCCTCGCCCTGATCTTCGTCTTCCCCGTCTACTGGATGTTCTCGTCCTCGCTGAAGCCGCAGAGCGAGATCCTCTCCAAGGACCCGGTCTTCTTCTTCACGCCGACCTTCGAGAACTACTCCACCGCCACCGGGGTCGACCTCTTCTGGACGTACGTCACCAACAGCCTGATCGTCACGGTCGGCGCCGTCCTGCTGGCCCTGCTCGTCGCCCTCGCCGCGAGCTTCGCGATCGCCCGCATGAGGTTCAAGGGCCGCAAGGGCATCGTCCTCATCGTGATGATGGCCCAGATGGCCCCCTGGGAGGTCATGGTCATCGCGATGTACATGATCGCCCGCGACAACGAGATGCTGAACAGCATCCCGCTGCTCACCGCGATCTACTTCGTGATGGTCCTGCCCTTCACCATCTGGACCCTGCGCGGCTTCATCGCCGCCGTCCCGGTCGAGCTGGAGGAGGCCGCCCAGATCGACGGCTGCACCCGCGGCCAGGCGTTCCGCAAGGTCATCTTCCCGCTGCTCGCCCCCGGCCTGATGTCCACCTCGCTCTTCGGCTTCATCACGGCCTGGAACGAGTTCGCCATGGTCCTGGTGCTCAACAAGGACAAGACCAACCAGACCCTGACGCTCTGGCTCACCCAGTTCCAGACCGCGTTCGGCGACGACTGGGGCGCCACCATGGCCGCCTCGACGCTCTTCGCCCTGCCCGTGCTCATCGTGTTCCTCTTCCTCCAGCGCAAGGCCGTCGGCGGCATGACCGCCGGCGCGGTGAAGGGATAA
- a CDS encoding extracellular solute-binding protein — MKRKLIAAIGVAGMMVSIAACGGSDSGDKKDKAEGGDKSLTVWVMDGSAPKEWIDGVNKEFEAAHPGVKVNVEVQQWTDIQTKVTTALSEDTPPDVLELGNTQTTGYAVTGGLADLTGDKEKLGYNNWSKGMLPSAELDGKLYAAPWWAASRVVIYDKAAFKKAGVTPPKTRTEWIDGLKKLKAADAKSQPIYLPGQSWYVLAGFLWDEGGELAVKDGDKWKGGLATPQAAAAMNFYKELQSFSTAPKDKDEATPQQSVDIVPKGGVSSWIGLGWEAGGAIAAIEKAGKKADFGYFPIPGKTADKPGSVFFGGSNLAVAERSKNQELAKEWLAFVTNKKQLESYGTANKGGIIPVDTSAQVTPEAGSFAEAMVKVAEVGRITPITGGWANVETEPNPIKGYMTKVLKGEDPQKAGEEADKVIAERINQQ; from the coding sequence GTGAAGCGCAAGCTCATCGCGGCGATCGGCGTCGCGGGCATGATGGTCTCCATCGCTGCGTGTGGTGGTTCCGACAGCGGTGACAAGAAGGACAAGGCCGAGGGCGGCGACAAGTCGCTCACCGTCTGGGTCATGGACGGTTCCGCTCCCAAGGAGTGGATCGACGGCGTCAACAAGGAGTTCGAGGCCGCCCACCCCGGCGTCAAGGTCAACGTCGAGGTCCAGCAGTGGACCGACATCCAGACCAAGGTCACCACGGCCCTCTCCGAGGACACCCCGCCGGACGTCCTGGAGCTCGGCAACACCCAGACCACGGGTTACGCCGTCACCGGCGGTCTCGCCGACCTCACCGGTGACAAGGAGAAGCTCGGCTACAACAACTGGAGCAAGGGCATGCTGCCCTCGGCCGAGCTGGACGGCAAGCTCTACGCCGCTCCGTGGTGGGCCGCCAGCCGCGTCGTGATCTACGACAAGGCCGCCTTCAAGAAGGCCGGCGTCACCCCGCCGAAGACCCGCACCGAGTGGATCGACGGCCTGAAGAAGCTCAAGGCCGCCGACGCCAAGTCGCAGCCCATCTACCTGCCGGGCCAGAGCTGGTACGTCCTCGCCGGCTTCCTCTGGGACGAGGGCGGCGAGCTCGCGGTCAAGGACGGCGACAAGTGGAAGGGCGGCCTGGCCACCCCGCAGGCCGCCGCCGCCATGAACTTCTACAAGGAGCTGCAGTCCTTCTCGACCGCTCCGAAGGACAAGGACGAGGCCACCCCGCAGCAGTCCGTCGACATCGTCCCCAAGGGCGGCGTCTCCTCCTGGATCGGTCTCGGCTGGGAGGCCGGCGGCGCGATCGCCGCCATCGAGAAGGCCGGCAAGAAGGCCGACTTCGGCTACTTCCCGATCCCGGGCAAGACGGCCGACAAGCCGGGCTCCGTCTTCTTCGGCGGCTCCAACCTCGCCGTCGCCGAGCGCTCCAAGAACCAGGAGCTCGCGAAGGAGTGGCTGGCCTTCGTCACCAACAAGAAGCAGCTGGAGTCGTACGGCACCGCCAACAAGGGCGGCATCATCCCCGTCGACACCTCCGCGCAGGTCACCCCCGAGGCCGGCTCCTTCGCCGAGGCCATGGTGAAGGTCGCCGAGGTCGGTCGCATCACCCCGATCACCGGTGGCTGGGCCAACGTCGAGACCGAGCCCAACCCGATCAAGGGCTACATGACCAAGGTCCTGAAGGGCGAGGACCCGCAGAAGGCCGGCGAAGAGGCCGACAAGGTCATCGCCGAGCGCATCAACCAGCAGTAA
- a CDS encoding SDR family oxidoreductase, protein MGVLTGKTALVTGASRGIGRGIAERLGRDGARVAVHYGTNEAAAKETVAAIEAAGGEAFAIGQELGAPGDAAALWAAFDARAEGLDILVNNAGIAATRPFGAIGEEEFDRVFAVNTKAPFFLAQLGAERLRDGGRIVNVSTGLSRAALMPDLIAYSMAKAALDVFTRDLSKVLGPRRITVNAVAPGIVDTDINAGWLRGGEEAWAGAAAMSALGGVGTPAEIADVVAFLASDDARWVTGAWIDATGGSLT, encoded by the coding sequence ATGGGCGTGCTCACGGGGAAGACGGCACTGGTCACGGGCGCGAGCCGGGGCATCGGGCGCGGGATCGCAGAGCGGCTGGGCCGGGACGGCGCGCGGGTCGCGGTGCACTACGGGACCAACGAGGCGGCGGCCAAGGAGACGGTCGCGGCGATCGAGGCGGCGGGCGGCGAGGCGTTCGCGATCGGGCAGGAACTGGGCGCGCCGGGGGACGCGGCGGCGCTGTGGGCGGCCTTCGACGCACGGGCGGAGGGGCTGGACATCCTGGTGAACAACGCGGGCATCGCCGCCACGCGACCCTTCGGGGCGATCGGCGAGGAGGAGTTCGATCGGGTGTTCGCGGTCAACACGAAGGCGCCGTTCTTCCTCGCGCAGCTGGGTGCGGAGCGGCTGCGGGACGGGGGCCGGATCGTGAACGTGTCGACGGGGCTGAGCAGGGCGGCGCTGATGCCGGACCTGATCGCCTACTCGATGGCGAAGGCGGCCCTGGACGTCTTCACGCGGGACCTGTCGAAGGTGCTCGGCCCGCGCCGGATCACGGTGAACGCGGTGGCGCCGGGGATCGTGGACACGGACATCAACGCGGGATGGCTGCGGGGCGGCGAGGAGGCGTGGGCGGGCGCGGCGGCGATGTCGGCGCTCGGCGGGGTCGGGACGCCGGCGGAGATAGCCGACGTGGTGGCCTTCCTCGCCTCGGACGACGCCCGCTGGGTCACGGGGGCCTGGATCGACGCGACGGGGGGCTCGCTGACCTGA
- the nagB gene encoding glucosamine-6-phosphate deaminase, whose amino-acid sequence MEVVIVKDAKAGGELIADGIAGLLRRKPDALLGVATGSTPIPIYDALIAQVRAGSVDASRARIAQLDEYVGLPAGHPESYRSTVLRQVVEPLGLPEDHFMGPDGSAEDVQAACEAYDKALVDAGGVDLQILGIGTDGHIGFNEPCSSLASRTRIKTLTEQTRVDNARFFDDDIDQVPHHVITQGIGTILEARHLVLLATGEGKAEAVAQTVEGPVAALVPASALQLHPHATVVVDEAAASKLKLADYFRHTYANKPSWQGI is encoded by the coding sequence GTGGAAGTTGTCATCGTCAAGGACGCCAAGGCGGGCGGAGAGCTCATCGCGGACGGCATCGCCGGCCTCCTGCGCCGCAAGCCCGACGCGCTGCTCGGCGTGGCCACCGGCTCGACCCCGATCCCGATCTACGACGCCCTGATCGCCCAGGTGCGGGCCGGATCGGTCGACGCCTCCCGGGCGCGCATCGCCCAGCTGGACGAGTACGTGGGGCTGCCCGCCGGGCACCCGGAGTCGTACCGCTCCACGGTGCTGCGCCAGGTGGTGGAGCCGCTCGGCCTCCCGGAGGACCACTTCATGGGCCCCGACGGCTCCGCCGAGGACGTCCAGGCGGCCTGCGAGGCGTACGACAAGGCGCTCGTCGACGCCGGCGGCGTGGACCTCCAGATCCTCGGCATCGGCACCGACGGGCACATCGGCTTCAACGAGCCCTGCTCCTCGCTCGCCTCCCGCACCCGCATCAAGACGCTGACCGAGCAGACCCGGGTGGACAACGCCCGCTTCTTCGACGACGACATCGACCAGGTCCCGCACCACGTCATCACCCAGGGCATCGGCACCATCCTGGAGGCCCGCCACCTGGTGCTGCTCGCCACCGGCGAGGGCAAGGCCGAGGCCGTCGCGCAGACCGTCGAGGGTCCCGTCGCCGCGCTCGTCCCGGCCTCCGCGCTCCAGCTCCACCCGCACGCCACCGTGGTCGTGGACGAGGCCGCCGCCTCCAAGCTGAAGCTCGCGGACTACTTCCGCCACACCTACGCGAACAAGCCCTCCTGGCAGGGCATCTGA
- a CDS encoding sugar ABC transporter permease — translation MTVDSQGTATAGSQDAPGRAAGKSQTPPPPSGAKEALQPSRGRRSLPGGLLPYLLVTPALLSMAVLLLYPLISNLILSFQSVNRRELIRRETPWVGFDNYTDLLGNSEFWTVVLRSVAFTAANVALIMAIGTGIGLLLNRLGKKMRLVLSLALAFAWAMPIVASVTVFRWLFDEQFGVANWLMRTLGFSGYEQHNWFETGFSAFVIITALVVWGSVPFVALNMYAGLTTVGTELYEAARMDGASGWRTFWSVVFPNLKPFFMITTFLEIIWVFKAFTQVYAMNQGGPDRATETLPVFAYIEGMSQQHYGVAAAISILTIVMLLVAMSFYFRLILKQEDEQ, via the coding sequence ATGACCGTGGACTCCCAGGGGACGGCGACCGCCGGTTCCCAGGACGCGCCCGGGAGGGCGGCAGGGAAGTCTCAGACTCCGCCACCCCCTTCCGGCGCGAAGGAAGCCCTTCAGCCCTCGCGCGGCAGACGTTCGCTGCCCGGCGGGCTTCTGCCGTACCTGCTCGTCACGCCCGCCCTGCTGTCCATGGCGGTGCTGCTGCTCTACCCCCTGATCAGCAACCTGATCCTCTCCTTCCAGTCGGTCAACCGGCGTGAGCTGATCCGCCGCGAGACCCCCTGGGTCGGCTTCGACAACTACACGGACCTGCTGGGGAACTCCGAGTTCTGGACCGTCGTCCTCCGCTCGGTCGCCTTCACCGCGGCCAACGTGGCGCTGATCATGGCGATCGGCACCGGGATCGGCCTCCTCCTCAACCGCCTCGGCAAGAAGATGCGGCTGGTGCTCTCGCTGGCGCTCGCCTTCGCCTGGGCCATGCCGATCGTCGCCTCCGTCACGGTCTTCCGGTGGCTCTTCGACGAGCAGTTCGGCGTCGCCAACTGGCTGATGCGCACGCTCGGCTTCTCCGGCTACGAGCAGCACAACTGGTTCGAGACCGGCTTCTCCGCCTTCGTGATCATCACCGCCCTCGTCGTCTGGGGCTCCGTCCCCTTCGTCGCCCTCAACATGTACGCCGGCCTCACCACCGTGGGCACCGAGCTCTACGAGGCGGCCCGGATGGACGGCGCGAGCGGCTGGCGGACCTTCTGGTCCGTGGTCTTCCCCAACCTGAAGCCCTTCTTCATGATCACCACCTTCCTGGAGATCATCTGGGTCTTCAAGGCGTTCACCCAGGTCTACGCCATGAACCAGGGCGGCCCCGACCGCGCCACCGAGACCCTTCCCGTCTTCGCCTACATCGAAGGCATGAGCCAGCAGCACTACGGCGTCGCGGCGGCCATCTCGATCCTCACCATCGTGATGCTCCTCGTGGCCATGTCCTTCTACTTCCGCCTGATCCTGAAGCAGGAGGACGAGCAGTGA
- a CDS encoding PAS domain-containing sensor histidine kinase, with translation MNDLVRQHTALSDSDLEWLHLLVSEWQLLSDLSFADLVLWVPTLDGTRYVSVAQMRPNTGPTSYQDDMVGHLVPRGRRPLLDAALDEGRIVREGDPEWREEVPVRVESIPVRREGRVLGVIARNTNLLTVRTPSRLELTYLQSASDLAQMIAAGAFPYPGEQSDMDSLPRAGDGLVRLDADGMVQYASPNALSAYHRLGLAADLVGQHLGQITAELAPSRGPVDEALVKLASGYAPRNFEVEGSGGVIQLRAIPLKPKGSRIGSLVLLRDVTELRRRERELITKDATIREIHHRVKNNLQTVAALLRLQARRMDSDRGREALNEAVRRVGSIAIVHETLSQNLDERVEFDEIADRVIAMVAEISPGKVTCRRNGRFGILDAEVATPLSMVLTEILQNALEHAFAPGEHGTVEVNAVRGEPRPDARLLITVRDDGRGLPEGFDPQTAGNLGLQIVRTLVEGELGGTFDMRPGSEGGTKVVLDIPVRPQK, from the coding sequence ATGAACGACCTCGTCCGCCAGCACACCGCCCTGAGCGACTCCGATCTGGAGTGGCTCCACCTGCTGGTGTCGGAGTGGCAGCTGCTCTCCGACCTCTCCTTCGCCGACCTCGTCCTGTGGGTCCCCACCCTCGACGGCACCCGGTACGTCTCCGTCGCCCAGATGCGCCCGAACACCGGCCCCACCTCCTACCAGGACGACATGGTCGGCCACCTGGTCCCGCGTGGCCGCCGACCGCTCCTGGACGCCGCCCTCGACGAGGGCCGGATCGTCCGCGAGGGCGACCCCGAGTGGCGCGAGGAGGTGCCGGTCCGCGTCGAGTCGATCCCCGTACGCCGCGAGGGCCGCGTCCTCGGCGTGATCGCCCGCAACACCAACCTGCTGACCGTCCGCACCCCCTCCCGGCTGGAGCTCACCTACCTCCAGTCGGCCTCCGACCTCGCCCAGATGATCGCGGCCGGCGCCTTCCCCTACCCCGGCGAACAGTCCGACATGGACTCCCTGCCGCGGGCCGGCGACGGCCTGGTCCGGCTGGACGCCGACGGCATGGTCCAGTACGCCTCGCCCAACGCCCTCTCCGCCTACCACCGGCTCGGCCTCGCCGCCGACCTGGTCGGCCAGCACCTCGGGCAGATCACCGCCGAACTGGCCCCCTCCCGCGGCCCGGTCGACGAGGCCCTGGTCAAACTCGCCTCCGGCTACGCCCCGAGGAACTTCGAGGTGGAGGGCAGCGGCGGGGTCATCCAGCTGCGCGCCATCCCGCTCAAGCCCAAGGGCAGCCGGATCGGTTCGCTCGTCCTCCTCCGGGACGTCACCGAACTGCGCCGCCGCGAGCGCGAGTTGATCACCAAGGACGCCACCATCCGGGAGATTCACCACCGGGTGAAGAACAACCTCCAGACGGTGGCGGCCCTGTTGCGGCTCCAGGCCCGCCGGATGGACTCCGACCGCGGCCGCGAGGCGCTCAACGAGGCGGTCCGGCGCGTCGGTTCGATCGCCATCGTCCATGAGACGCTGTCCCAGAACCTGGACGAGCGGGTCGAGTTCGACGAGATCGCCGACCGGGTCATCGCGATGGTCGCCGAGATCTCCCCGGGCAAGGTCACCTGCCGGCGCAACGGCCGCTTCGGCATCCTGGACGCGGAGGTCGCCACCCCGCTCTCCATGGTCCTCACCGAGATCCTGCAGAACGCCCTGGAACACGCCTTCGCCCCGGGCGAGCACGGCACGGTCGAGGTCAACGCGGTCCGCGGCGAGCCCCGCCCCGACGCCCGGCTCCTCATCACCGTCCGGGACGACGGCCGCGGCCTGCCCGAGGGCTTCGACCCGCAGACCGCCGGCAACCTCGGCCTCCAGATCGTACGCACCCTGGTCGAAGGGGAGTTGGGCGGCACCTTCGACATGCGGCCCGGCAGCGAGGGCGGGACGAAGGTGGTCCTGGACATCCCGGTGCGCCCGCAGAAGTGA
- a CDS encoding diacylglycerol/lipid kinase family protein, translating into MRALLVVNPAATTTSARTRDVLIHALASEMKLEAVSTEYRGHARDLGRRAAESGEIDLVVALGGDGTVNEVVNGLLHHGPDPDRLPGLAVVPGGSTNVFARALGLPNDAVEATGALLDALRERSARTVSLGLASGTPDTPDEEVPARWFTFCAGLGFDAGVVGRVEQQREQGKRSTHALYLRQVLRQFLEEPHRRHGTITLERPGAEPVRDLVLSIICNTSPWTYLGNRPVYASPEASFETALDVLGLSRLSTPAVARYATQLLTSSPERGPRGKHATTLHDLTDFTLHSKVPLPLQMDGDHLGLRTSVTFTGVRRALRVIV; encoded by the coding sequence ATGCGCGCACTTCTCGTGGTCAACCCGGCAGCCACCACCACCAGTGCCCGCACCCGTGACGTGCTGATCCACGCGCTGGCCAGCGAGATGAAGCTGGAGGCCGTCAGCACCGAGTACCGGGGGCACGCGCGGGACCTCGGCCGGCGGGCGGCCGAGTCGGGCGAGATCGACCTGGTCGTGGCCCTCGGCGGCGACGGCACGGTCAACGAGGTCGTGAACGGGCTGCTGCACCACGGTCCCGACCCGGACCGGCTGCCCGGGCTCGCGGTCGTGCCGGGCGGATCGACCAATGTCTTCGCCCGAGCGCTGGGGCTGCCGAACGACGCCGTGGAGGCGACCGGCGCCCTGCTCGACGCGCTGCGCGAGCGGAGCGCCCGGACGGTGAGCCTCGGGCTGGCGTCGGGGACGCCGGACACCCCGGACGAGGAGGTGCCGGCCCGCTGGTTCACCTTCTGCGCCGGGCTCGGCTTCGACGCCGGCGTGGTCGGCCGGGTCGAACAGCAGCGCGAACAGGGGAAGCGGTCCACACACGCGCTCTATCTGCGCCAGGTGCTCCGCCAGTTCCTGGAGGAGCCGCACCGGCGGCACGGGACGATCACCCTGGAGCGGCCCGGCGCCGAGCCGGTACGGGACCTGGTCCTGTCCATAATCTGCAACACCTCCCCCTGGACCTACCTGGGCAATCGCCCGGTGTACGCGTCCCCGGAGGCGTCCTTCGAGACCGCGCTCGACGTCCTCGGACTGAGCCGGCTCTCCACCCCGGCGGTGGCCCGGTACGCCACCCAGCTGCTCACTTCCAGCCCCGAACGGGGCCCTCGCGGCAAGCACGCCACGACTCTGCACGACCTGACCGACTTCACCTTGCATTCGAAGGTGCCCCTCCCTCTCCAGATGGACGGAGACCACCTCGGACTGCGCACCAGCGTGACGTTCACAGGCGTACGCCGTGCACTGCGTGTGATTGTGTGA
- a CDS encoding TetR/AcrR family transcriptional regulator, with protein MATKQRGRPRSFDRPTALEQATMAFWEHGYETTSVSDLTRVMGISAPSLYAAFGDKRTLFEEVVAEYVVSHGAFATRAFEEESTARAAVARMLREAAVAYTAAGHPPGCLVISAAVNCSTPQVEEALRTRRNANLAAIEDRIRRDVEAGELPAATDPGVLARLSGAVLQGMSQQARDGATAEELTAVAESAMRAWPPPPGP; from the coding sequence ATGGCGACGAAACAGCGCGGCCGCCCCCGCTCCTTCGACCGGCCCACGGCCCTGGAGCAGGCGACGATGGCCTTCTGGGAGCACGGCTACGAGACGACCTCCGTCTCCGACCTCACCCGGGTCATGGGCATTAGCGCCCCGAGCCTCTACGCGGCCTTCGGTGACAAGCGGACCCTCTTCGAGGAGGTCGTGGCGGAGTACGTGGTCTCGCACGGCGCCTTCGCCACCCGCGCCTTCGAGGAGGAGTCCACCGCCCGCGCCGCCGTGGCGCGCATGCTCCGCGAGGCGGCCGTCGCCTACACCGCGGCCGGCCATCCGCCGGGCTGCCTGGTGATCTCCGCCGCCGTCAACTGCTCGACCCCCCAGGTCGAGGAGGCGCTCCGCACCCGGCGCAACGCGAATCTGGCCGCCATCGAGGACCGGATCCGCCGCGACGTCGAGGCCGGCGAGTTGCCCGCCGCCACCGACCCGGGCGTCCTCGCGCGCCTCAGCGGAGCCGTGCTCCAGGGCATGTCCCAGCAGGCCCGCGACGGGGCGACGGCGGAGGAGCTGACGGCGGTGGCCGAGTCGGCGATGCGCGCCTGGCCGCCGCCCCCGGGGCCCTGA
- a CDS encoding glycoside hydrolase family 3 protein: MTTLVHGSDTLTRDALTVLQPGFVGTTAPDWLLRRIGEGLSSVGLFGRNVVSPDQLARLTAQLRAEREDVLVAIDEEGGDVTRLEVNEGSSFPGNYALGRVDDVELTRAVARELGRRLIACGIDLNWAPSADVNSNAENPVIGVRSFGPDPDLVARHTVAYVDGLQGVGVAACTKHFPGHGDTNVDSHDALPRIDVDLATLHARELVPFRAAVAAGTKAVMSAHILLSALDTERPATLSPQILTGLLRQELGFDGLIVTDGMEMQAVAATYGIERGSVLAIAAGADAICVGGGLCDEDTVLRLRDALVSAVRTGELPEERLADAAARVRALAAWTQAHRARGAGSVPGAAVQEGTAPGADIGLVAARRALRITKGDGLYTPVSSAPFVASFTPVANFAVGDETPWGVAAELDRLLPGTASGSFDAEATVESVLAAAGERRIVAVVRDLHRHPWMTAALDGLVAVRPDTVVVEMGLNEAEPRGALHIATHGAARVCGRAAAEAVVGTGA, translated from the coding sequence ATGACCACACTCGTACACGGCTCGGACACCCTGACCCGTGACGCGCTCACGGTGCTCCAGCCCGGCTTCGTCGGCACCACCGCCCCCGACTGGCTGCTCCGCCGGATCGGCGAGGGCCTGTCCTCCGTCGGCCTCTTCGGCCGGAACGTCGTCAGCCCCGACCAGCTCGCCCGCCTCACCGCGCAGCTCCGCGCCGAGCGGGAGGACGTCCTCGTCGCCATCGACGAGGAGGGCGGCGACGTCACCCGCCTGGAGGTCAACGAGGGCTCGTCCTTCCCGGGCAACTACGCCCTGGGCCGGGTCGACGACGTCGAGCTGACCCGGGCCGTCGCCCGCGAGCTCGGCCGCCGGCTGATCGCCTGCGGGATCGACCTCAACTGGGCGCCCTCGGCCGACGTGAACTCCAACGCCGAGAACCCGGTCATCGGCGTCCGCTCCTTCGGACCGGACCCGGACCTGGTCGCCCGGCACACCGTGGCGTACGTCGACGGCCTCCAGGGCGTCGGGGTCGCCGCCTGCACCAAGCACTTCCCCGGACACGGCGACACCAACGTCGACTCGCACGACGCGCTGCCCCGGATCGATGTGGACCTCGCCACACTGCACGCCCGTGAGCTGGTGCCTTTCCGCGCGGCCGTCGCCGCCGGTACCAAAGCGGTCATGAGCGCGCATATCCTGCTCTCCGCGCTCGACACCGAACGTCCGGCCACCCTGAGCCCGCAGATCCTCACCGGTCTGCTCCGCCAGGAGCTGGGCTTCGACGGCCTGATCGTCACCGACGGCATGGAGATGCAGGCCGTCGCGGCGACGTACGGCATCGAGCGCGGATCCGTCCTCGCGATCGCCGCGGGCGCCGACGCCATCTGCGTCGGCGGCGGGCTGTGCGACGAGGACACCGTGCTGCGGCTGCGCGACGCGCTCGTCTCCGCGGTACGGACCGGTGAACTGCCCGAGGAGCGGCTGGCCGACGCCGCGGCGCGCGTGCGCGCCCTGGCGGCCTGGACCCAGGCGCACCGGGCGAGGGGGGCTGGATCGGTGCCGGGCGCGGCAGTGCAGGAGGGGACCGCGCCCGGCGCCGACATCGGACTCGTGGCGGCCCGCCGGGCCCTGCGGATCACCAAGGGCGACGGGCTCTACACCCCGGTGTCGAGCGCTCCGTTCGTCGCCTCCTTCACCCCGGTCGCCAACTTCGCGGTCGGCGACGAGACCCCGTGGGGCGTCGCCGCCGAGCTGGACCGGCTGCTGCCGGGCACCGCGTCCGGCTCCTTCGACGCCGAGGCCACCGTGGAGTCGGTGCTCGCGGCGGCGGGGGAGCGGCGGATCGTCGCGGTCGTCCGCGACCTCCACCGGCACCCCTGGATGACCGCGGCGCTGGACGGCCTGGTCGCCGTCCGCCCCGACACCGTGGTCGTCGAGATGGGCCTGAACGAGGCGGAGCCGCGCGGCGCCCTGCACATCGCGACCCACGGCGCCGCCCGGGTCTGCGGCCGGGCCGCGGCGGAGGCCGTGGTCGGCACCGGCGCCTGA
- a CDS encoding GntR family transcriptional regulator, giving the protein MATEAGSTETEGGAATRTARVPKYYRLKRHLLDMTETLPPGTPVPPERTLAAEFDTSRTTVRQALQELVVEGRLERIQGKGTFVAKPKVSQSLQLTSYTEDMRAQGLEPTSQLLDIGYVTADDTLAGLLDITAGGRVLRIERLRLANGEPMAIETTHLSAKRFPALRRSLVKYTSLYTALAEVYDVHLAEAEETIETSLATPREAGLLGTDVGLPMLMLSRHSLDAQGEPVEWVRSVYRGDRYKFVARLQRPNG; this is encoded by the coding sequence ATGGCCACGGAGGCGGGCAGCACGGAGACAGAGGGCGGGGCGGCGACCCGCACCGCGCGCGTGCCCAAGTACTACCGGCTGAAAAGGCACCTCCTCGACATGACGGAGACCCTTCCGCCCGGCACCCCCGTGCCGCCCGAGCGGACGCTCGCGGCCGAGTTCGACACCTCCCGCACCACCGTGCGGCAGGCCCTCCAGGAGCTGGTCGTCGAGGGCCGCCTGGAGCGCATCCAGGGCAAGGGCACCTTCGTGGCGAAGCCCAAGGTCTCCCAGTCCCTCCAACTCACCTCGTACACCGAGGACATGCGCGCCCAGGGCCTCGAACCCACCTCGCAGCTCCTCGACATCGGCTACGTCACCGCCGACGACACCCTCGCCGGGCTGCTCGACATCACGGCCGGCGGACGGGTGCTGCGCATCGAGCGCCTCCGCCTCGCCAACGGCGAGCCGATGGCCATCGAGACCACCCACCTTTCGGCCAAGCGCTTTCCCGCGCTGCGCCGTTCGCTGGTCAAGTACACCTCGCTCTACACCGCCCTGGCCGAGGTCTACGACGTGCACCTCGCCGAGGCCGAGGAGACCATCGAGACCTCCCTCGCCACCCCGCGCGAGGCCGGACTGCTCGGCACCGACGTCGGCCTGCCGATGCTGATGCTCTCCCGCCACTCGCTGGACGCCCAGGGCGAGCCGGTGGAGTGGGTGCGCTCGGTCTACCGCGGCGACCGCTACAAGTTCGTCGCCCGTCTCCAGCGGCCGAACGGCTGA